The Bombus pascuorum chromosome 4, iyBomPasc1.1, whole genome shotgun sequence genomic interval TTTGATAGCGCATGAAACACGCTAAAAAAGGGAATATGTACATATCGAAAAGGTACGAATCGATAGTTTTGATAgcttttacaaatattccactcacctttctttttatccttctcctttttgtcgagcacatccttatcgccgCTGCGAAAAAGACGAATCATTAATATACTTCTGCTCCTTACACTAAAATTACTCGACAATTTGTAAACGCGATTCTCGCGAattcaatatatgtatattgagTATGTATACTTATGTATTCATGTCACGTAAGCACAAACGCATAACAAGTTTGTAACGATCTGTCGTTTTACAGATGAGAAAAATACGTGTTAAAATACCGtttatcatttaaatatcttttaaattcgTTCAATACTAActactgaaaaaaaaaaaaaaaagaaaatgcaaaattagCGGATACATTTATCAGACTTTTATGGAAAAAATGCGACTTTCTTCGTTCAAAATCtatttcattcatttcttTCTCGTGTTTGTTTCTATTTGGTTGATTTTTCAAATCAAAACGCAACATGCATTTTCAAACGTTATGATATACAAATTATCTATACATAATGATCatcataaaatgaaaatcggTAAAAACGATTTATATTGTTCCTAGGACAAACAACTTTTTACCCAAACTATGGTCTGATGCGAAAGATGCAATTGGAACTCGAgcaagaaattttcttttaaagatttgtaatataaatacataggTTCTTATCTTGAAACGAGCGAGACGGGTGAAATGATCCAGTTGTCGATTCGCGACGATACATGATCATCGAGGGAGACCTTGCAGTAATGTGCTTATGCGTCGCGGGGAGAGAAACCCCGCGCCAATAAtccgtaacattatataactgtTGGTAATGCTCCATTCGCGCGTGAAACGAATCGCGTAGTAACTAAGTACTACGCCTGTATACAATAAGTATTACTTGTGCTGTTGCTTGTTGTACATTGCACATTGTACAAGAATATCTAAAGTTTCGAATCTCACCATTCTGTCTAGACACATACTCAGGTACATTTATGCGTTCGCGATCTTTACGTAGCTGTTCCAATGCTTTCTAAAAATCCACGCCTTAATACATGGCCCATTATACGAACTGTTATACTTCACTAGGTATATGCTaatgaaaaatacacgaaACTATGGAAAatcgaagataaaataatttacatcgtGCTGTTTGTTAATACGAGCTGTTTGTTAGAAAGTATTGCACTGTCGCGAATTGAATGTATCAGAACAGCATGGTGATGAAAAAGATTTACAGAATTGATACAGATCGTATTAGCTAGGTTATAACCTACTTCAAACACATGCATGAACGACAGCAGCACGATTTTCTTTCTGTTATTTTGGGAATTTTCTTATCCAAGGATAAGATAACTACTTAAATACTGTTTCAACGTTCGACAAATTTCGTAAAGCAAATAATAGTTTGCTATGCTTTACACTGGACTGCATAAAACTTTATCAAGGCAACGTATTTGATAACGACCATGTTTTGTGGCAGAAAACCAAGATTTTATACGAAAAAGgaatcattttctatttttgtgaagCGCGCGAAAGCGTGACTATGCACGATGcagctttctctttctctttctctctctttgttgTACGCTTCGCCATAAGCTTTCACGGTCTCGCGACACCAGTGCTTAGTTCCAGTATGAACGCGAGAACGCGTCCAAGTCCAGAATCATCGTATCGTACGAAGTATATAGGTACATACGGCAAGCAGAGAGAGAAGACGTTCAGAGTGTGCACTATGCACTACAACGGTTAGGcacacacacgtacacacgCACGcgcattatatatatatatatatatatatatatatatatatatatatatatatatatattgtaaagtatttgtttcgttttcttaTGCAAAGAAAATCGTGCTGTTTTAGAATGAACCAAGAATGCACGAAGAACAACATGGATAAGCTATTTTTGGGCTTGTGTTTATACcgatataaaatgaataagaCAAGATAGAAACTTCTCTAACAAGTCAAGGAAGGGTACTTATGAAACATTGAATTAATGGAATcgcgataaaaatgtaatacgcAGATGATCGAAAACGATATGTATTAAACAGGAATCATTCGtatcataaaataatgtttaaaaattaagaattgtAACTCCATAACTAAAAAAGCGCGTGCGATAACTAGCATTCAGTGTAATATATAGgcatttcttaaaaaatggaaaaattccattttcatGTGGTATCTCtttctgttatttattaattccattCACATTAACTTGATTTTGATGGCTATTTAGCGATAGACACACAGCTACTAGCGTATGTCAAGTTTTCAAGAGTAAACAAACTGAGAACTGTCATTCGATCGATGTAACAGCTGTGAGACAGATGGAAGATTCGGATAGAAACGATTGGTTGTGTTTCTTCGGTATTATTTGCAAAGAAAGAATACATTCTCAgcgagaatgaaaaaaaaaaaaacaaaagggAAAGGATAAGAATCAGTGATGGCAGTACTCACCGAAGTAAAAGAGAAAGTGTTTTATTGTTAGCGCATTCGaggattttcttcttttcccaaCCTTCGACAGTTTTTACCCATTCTTCGCCAGGACTGCGCCAATCCTTCGATATGAATGGCATCGTTCGCAAGATATATAATTGCACGAGATGCTTGCTCTGCTTACGTGTGCAAACGAGCGATCCTTCGACTAACGATCAAATATATTAAGGAACGCACCTCACTGGACCACGGACGCTCAATGTTTGCTCACAAGACAATTCGGTCTGCTCGGTTTACTTCGCGGCTGCGATCGACCGCGCATGGCTTTGTTTTACTGACGTCACTTTGGCATCAGCTGTGCAACTGACATGACAAACCAGTGCACTCTGAACAACTCTGAACCATACGTTCGGCCATTTTAAAATGGATATGTTACGCATGCGCAATTTTGTCTTGAAGGCGCTTGACATTCAAACGTTATTCATTccgatttattttctttctctcggttACTTTTATTAGTTACAAGGAATATATCGATTGGTTATGTTTTGTTAGCTATCTGCAAaggtgaaattttacaaacgtGTGTCATAACcaatatgtttttattatataaagaaaatacatatatatacacaactGTATTTGAGtcatttttatactattttcatGTCCTTTACTCGCTCGtctattttagaaataatatttacaggTACAGATTCTTCTTtcccttcctcttctttttctccttcttctttctcttcttcttcctcttccgtTTCCGAATCGGTTGGTGGAAAATCTGACACAACTATTGAATAAacacaaattataaatacacatTAATAAGAACTGATAGGTTAATAATCAAAAAGATTACAAGAATTACCTCGTCTGTTTAACTTTTCTTCCCTTGCATCTGCGAGAAATTTTTCTTGGAcagatataatttcttttgaaTTTGTACAAAgcgaatatttctttaataattcgCCATTCAATTGTAAAAACGAGTGGCCCCAGGAGAATTTTCCAAGAAAAAAGTTTGCTTCTTCGGGAAAACCTGTTATAATCAAAGTAGCGGCTATAGCTTCTACACAACTTAATTGACATGATTTGCCATAATTTGTCGGATTTGCAGCAACTAGAAATGGTAAAAGACGAGGATTGGGACTTCTCATTCTACTAAATGGAGTATCGTCCAAACGTGCCCAACTGCAGTCGACGACCGCACAACCATAATTTTGTATGATATCGCGATCTGTGGGACTCACACACTACAACATGATATTCCAATTTCGAGTATTAGAAATCAATTTATCCTCTATATTGCAACaaagatattttctatacCTTTTCACCAATTGGAGTAAGAACTAATCCTGAGAATCGAGTTCCTAaccttaatatttttactaagCCATGTCTAACCAATTTTCTACCGGAACACTTTTTAGGGTCGCAGTGTTCGAGATCCCACATAGCGACGGGGAAAGGAATGGaccattcttcttcttctttttctgaaCATTAAAACAGTCGAGTCTATTTCGGAGTTTCTTATGAATCTGTATATAACCAAACTACTTTATTCTAACCTGATACTTCATCTTCCTTATCCGACTTATCCCTTTCTtgacgatatttttcttctttcccaaCATGTCGCGGTCGTCTTAGtattcgttttctatttttctttccatgaGATGACATTTACaaaacttcaaatatttcctaGTACAATGAAttgtgtaaatatatgtacacgCACGTCAAACTGATCTCCCTAATTCAAAGGTTActtgttattttgttattgtCACCCAATGCGTACATCTATAAGGAactatatatacacatatgtacatatacatatgtatgagAATATATGTGCACATGCGCGCAAactaatttgtttttattccaataaatattataccatCTGAAAGTACTtgctataacataataatttactcAATACTGgctgttttatttaacatgtatacatttcttttataacaTCGCTTACTTCATGTACCAATCTGTTTATACGCAGTGTTGCgatcgaatattaatatacatagtatttattattataaatatcaaattaaatttatatataatacaattgttatttaataaaagcaTAAAAGCTAGATGTATGACAATTAGTTATATTTACTTacttaaatgttaaaatttgtaaaagtacCACTGTATTAGACGGCCCTGAAACCGTGTTAGAGTGGTTAACAAGTGGCTGTTCTATTCTCAATCGCTCCGCGGTACACAAATCATTCAATGAATAGAGATTCTTCAAACATGTGTTTAAATACGATTTGATTAGAACAGAAATGTCTTCTTTATTCTTGTATTTCTCTTAAATTAAAGGTAGGTGTtggtttgtaatattttacaccCATAGTCTTTATAGTTTATCAATAcgcattattaaaattattatttcgcaatcatatacatataaaaataatgactAGTTAATGCGTATCTGTGCAATCGgatattttcactttttatttaatattaattctatttatatactGTTTATGCCGCTTAAAGGATATGGATCCAGGTACATATTGTCGAGGAAAATAAAtcgtttgttattttataacgttttcgTGTTCATATAAGCTGcatctaaatatttaaattatcattaactattaaaattatcgtttaaatctttttaaagaaattgtttttaatatttattgtgcAACATATGGATGTCATTGAATTTTACACATATACAACAAACTTCTTGCATTTTACGGTAGctaatattaattcattttacaGTTAATTCTAtcataagtaaatttattttaaattt includes:
- the LOC132906361 gene encoding 18S rRNA aminocarboxypropyltransferase, which translates into the protein MSSHGKKNRKRILRRPRHVGKEEKYRQERDKSDKEDEVSEKEEEEWSIPFPVAMWDLEHCDPKKCSGRKLVRHGLVKILRLGTRFSGLVLTPIGEKCVSPTDRDIIQNYGCAVVDCSWARLDDTPFSRMRSPNPRLLPFLVAANPTNYGKSCQLSCVEAIAATLIITGFPEEANFFLGKFSWGHSFLQLNGELLKKYSLCTNSKEIISVQEKFLADAREEKLNRRVVSDFPPTDSETEEEEEEKEEGEKEEEGKEESVPVNIISKIDERVKDMKIV